From the Triticum urartu cultivar G1812 chromosome 4, Tu2.1, whole genome shotgun sequence genome, the window AGCAGCGGTGGCCAAGAAGCGCAATCTGAAATgtaataatagcactagtaataCCTTTGATGTTCTCTCTGATCCAGAATTAATTTTACGGGCTGTTAAAATGGGCGTTGATATTCCTGACACAGACTTTGCGAGTATAGACATCCTTCGTGAACTGGAAAAATCTTGAGTTAATGCTTTGAACAATAATAATGAAAATGTCCAGGATGATAACAAGAGCAACAATCTTTTCTTAATCAATGCCAAAGGGGATAAAACTCCTTTATGTATGGAATGGGCGGACGAGGGGAATCCTGAGTCTGATACAAATGATTTTACCTTGGTGAGATCCAGGAACAAAAAGTTAGGAGACTTGTGGTGAATGTTAATAGACCGGTCACTAGAAGTCAGAAGAATAGGGATATACCCTTGGCCAAAGCGGGTAACCTTGTCCAGCTTCCTAACAAGGTTACCAGGGGGAGGAAAAATACTATGGTTGTCAAATGAGTGGGATATTCTGGAATTGTAGGGGGGGAGGGAAAAGAGGGATGTCCACCTGCCTCTCAGATCTCATCAAGGACTACTCCCTTGACTTCCTGGCGTTACAAGAAACGATTAAAAAGAATTTCCATAAAAGTTACTTTAGAAAGATTGACCCCTGTGATCTGTTTGAGTGGTGCTGGGTTCCCTCGATAGGCAAATCCGGTGGTATCCTTTGCGGTGTTAAAAAAGAAAAATATGAAGTTGTTTCCTGGAAAGTGGGTAAGTTTATCTTACAAGCCACTATGCACGATGTAGAGAGAGATGTTATCTGGGCACTTGTGGTTGTTTATGGAGCGGCCCAGGATGAATTTAAGGAGGACTTCCTTGTTGAAATGGCTTCCTTCTGTTCTCGTATTAATATCCCATATATAATAGGTGGTGATTTTAATATCTTGAGAGGGGGAGATGACAAGAACAAAAACATGAGACATAATCCCTATGTTGATAAATTCAATTCGGTGATCAATGCATTTAGCCTTAGAGAGATTCACTTATCGGGGGGCAAATACACCTGGTCAAATCACCAGGCTCATCCTACTCTTGAGAAGCTAGACAGGGTTCTTATGAGCTATTCCTGGGAAGATTTATTCCCCTTGGTCTCGGTTCGGAAACTAGTTAGAGACATTTCTAATCACAATCCCCTACTTCTCTCCTTGAAAGATGGTAAACCAGAGCCCCCTAGGAAGAAAGAATTTCGCTTTGATCTTAGTTGGCTAAGCAATGAATTGTTTTTGCATAAGGCCAGAGAAATCTGGGGGCAGCCTGTTAAATCGAATGACCCCATTGACATCCTTAATATCAAGTTGAAAAGGTTCAAAAAATATTTTAAAGGATGGGGGTCCCATATTTTTGGTCACGAGAGGAAAAGGAAGAAAGAGATTCATATAGAGCTTGAGGAGATCGAAAAGGTAGAGGAAGATGGGATTATTGATGCAGAAAACTGTTGTCGTAGAGCCTCGCTCTTGGCTGAGCTCAATGTCATTCTAACTAATGAAGAGTTGTTTAGACTCCGGCAATCTAGAGAGAGATGGCTTTTAAAAGGTGACCAAAACACTGCGTACTATCATCGCATTGCGAATGGTAGAAAACCTAAGAATACTCAGTCCTTCACTGATGGGGATGATGTGATCGAGGGCACACAAAATTTACTTGATCATGCAACCTCATACTATAAGGAGTTGTTTGGGGCCGCACCAGGCAATATTTTCCACCTTTCTCCTGATACCTGGGGGGAACATGAGAAGCTGAACGATCAAGATAATAAATGTTTGATCCGTCCCTTCTCTGAGGAAGAGGTCAGGACAGCTTTGGTTGGCATGGAGAGCAATAGAGCTCCTGGGCCTGATAACATACCAGCTGAGTTTTATAAAGCTTGATGGGATTTTGTTAAGGTAGATATCATGCGCATCTTTGAGGCCTTCCATAATGGAACTTTGGATGTTGCCCGGCTGAATTATGGTGTAATTACACTGATTCCTAAAATGACAGGGGCTAAGAAAATCCAACAATTCCGCCCCATCTGCCTACTTCGCTGCCCCTATAAACTAATTACAAAGGTGTTGGATAACCGGGTAGCTATCTATGCGGATAAACTAATCAGCCGCCGCCAAAATGCCTTCATTAAAAACAGAAACATCATGGATGGGATTCTGTCTTTGCATGAGGTGCTACATCATACTCACAGCAAAAAGAAAATTGGAGTGGTTTTAAAGCTTGATTTCGAAAAAGCTTATGACAAAATCAACTAGGATTTCCTTCTGGAATGTCATAGGATAAGGGGTTTTAACGATAAATGGTGCGAATGGATTAAAAATATCCTGAATAATGGCACGGTGAGCATTAAGTTGAATAATGAGACTGGGCCTTACTTCGTGAGCCGCAAAGGGGTTCGCCAAGGTGATCCCCACTCACCCTTCCTGTTTAATCTAGCGTTTGAGTGTCTCTCGAAGATGATCTTCAATGCTCAAAAAGAGAAAATGATTACTGGCTTAGCCCCTGACCTTATTGAGGGGGGTGTTGCTGTATTGCAATACGCAAATGACACAGTGTTATGTTTTGGACATGACACCTCTGCTGCAATAAACCTCAAACTGCTCCTTTATATGTTTGAACTTATGTCAGGTCTGAAAATTAACTATCTCAAAAGTGAAATCCTGTGTGTGGGGGGTGACAACAATATCCTTTCTTACTATGTGGATCTTTTTAATTGCCAAATTGGTCACTTTCCTATGCGTTACTTAGGAGTGCCAGTTAGTTTCTCCTCTCTTAGATGCCTTGAGTGGATCTTTGTTGATGAGAAATTTGGCAAATGTTGTGAAGCCTAGATAGGCAATGCTGCTTCATCAGGTGGCAGGCTTACGCTACTAAATTCATCCTTGTCTAGTATAGTTTTTTACTATATGGCTATGTTCCTTCACCCTAAAACCTTCATTGAAAAACTGGACAAGAGGAGACGTCGGTTTTTCTGGCAAAGTTGGGAGGGACGAAAAATATATCACTTGGTCCGTTGGAGCAGAGTGTGCCGCTCCAAAGACAAAGGCGGTTTGGGTGTGAAGGACTTACATAAACAAAATATCAGCCTCCTAGTGAAATGGTGGTGGAAACTGGATACTCAAAATGGGCTTTGGCAAGATATCGTTAAGGCCAAATACTTGAAAAGGGATACGGTTGGTACGGTGAAAAGCAAGTTCAATGATTCTCCCATCTGGAAAAATATTATGAAAGTAAAAAATTACTACATGTGGGGGAGAACAGTCCAGATTAACTCGGGGGATGTAGCTCAAGTTTGGGAGGACTCTTTGAATGGAATGCCTCCTATGTGTGTTCAGTATCCACAGTTGTTTAGCATCTGTAATCTGCCTAAGATTACGGTTGACAAACTGGGAGGAGTGGAGGCCGGCGATATGTTTCGCATGAGGCTAAACCCCCCTCTCGAAAACATGTGGAATGAGATGTGCACGACTGTGTTGAATACTATCTCTTCAGCTGAACCAGACCAGGTTGGCTGGACTCCTGGACCTAAACACCGCTTCACTACTAAATCCATGTACAAGTTGCTTGAAAGCAACATTGCACGGTGTGACTACCGGTGGATTTGGAAAGCCAAAATTCCCCTTAAGATCAAAATCTTTATGTGGCAGTTGTTTCAGGACGCGGTCCTGACGAGAGATGTTATGAAACGTCGAAAATGGCCTGGCAATGCTAAGTGTTCGTTTTGTGCTGCCCGTGAGACGGCGCAACATCTTTTCTTCCTTTGCCCAGTTGCCAGGGTGATCTGGCGATCGGTGGGAGCAATCCTGGGAACTGACTTATGTCCCAATAATATTTGGCAATATTACACTTGGTGCTATATCTATCTTCCTGATGGTGCTAAATTCTATACCTTCGGCCTTGCTGCCATCTGCTGGGCAGTATGGAACTATCGTAACAGAGCAACCTTCGAGTTTAAGCTTCCTAAAACTCCTTTTGAGATTGTGTTTTCCGCTTGTGTCTTCATCACCTACTGGGCAGGTCTCTTGAAGGGGGCTGACCGTGAGGCGATGGAGCGTGGGTCACAAATGCTGAGGAGcagcacaagcaacatgatgatGATCTGCGCCGCTGCGACAGAAGATTCGGCGACAACTTGATGGAGCGCGTCCTCAACCTCCATCTACTCTCCCCTGGTCCAGGAGGACAGGGCTGCTTTTGTGTTCACTCCTGCGCGAGGATGTGGCCTGATGAGTCGTGTACTTTGCATAATATGTTGCCGGTGTGCGTTGGTTGTTGAGAACTGTAGGTGTCGTCGGGTTTTCGCCCCACAGCAGGTGTCTCGTAGGCGAGTTCCTGTGGTGGGTTTTCCGGCGATGCGTTGAACTCGCTTTCCTCTTTCCCGTCTCCTTTTCTAGTGTTCTAAGACTGTTGTATTTCCGTTATTCGGTTAATGGAAAGGGATAATGCCCGGTTCAAAAAAAATCAAGCTTTGAATTTGTGTTTTGTATGTGTTAGCAGATGCACTTTTTTCAAAATAACCATGATGCAGTTTTCGGTATGTGTTCCAGTGTTAACTGTAGTTTCCATTCCTGGTTCACTGTAATTTCGACTGTGGTTTAATGTAATTACATATATACAATAGTTTCAGTGTTAACTCGTTGAACTTACAGTGTAATTTATATTCTCGTTCACTGTAATTTCCATTCTTGTTTACTGTAGCTATATATTTACAGTAGTGTCAGTGTTAGCTCATACAACTTACAGTGTAATTTCTATTCTCGTTCACTGTAATTTCTATTCTGGTTCAGTGTAATTTTGTATATTCAGTAGTTTCAGTTTTAACACACTGAACTTACAGTGTAATTTCTATTCCTGTTCACTGTAATTTATATTCCGGTTCAATGTAATTCTATATATACTCCTACAATAGAACTTGCAGTGTAATTTCTATTTTTTTGTTACAGTGTGATTTCTATTCTGCTGTTCTTGCAGTGAGATCTCTTTTGACCTTGTGTTTTTTAGAGCTGTTTTTACCTTGTGCTTTTGTGAGAAGTACATAAATGTAGATGTTTTTTTTGGTCTTTTTGCCCCTTTGACTCTGGCAATTATGAACAGGCTTGCAGGCTTTTTTTTTGGCTCCATTGGTTCAGGTGTTTCTCAGATGTTGAGCATGTAGGCTTCCCCTGCCCCTCGTTtatgtttttttttgtttttgtagCGGGACTAGTCCGGCCGGTCGAATTCGTTTGGCCACCCGGTAAACGTGCATACGGATAAGGCTCAAGCGTGACAATAGATCATCATGAAGAAAAGACATACAACGCGGCAGGTACATGGACGTACAAAAATTCGACTGAAGCTTAATTAAATTTCAGTCAGATGTTAAATAAACAGTCCCATAAAAAATACGAGTGTGTGCAAAAATGTGTGGAAGTGTTCAGCTTTTACCGCAAGAAAATACGAAGGTGCTTTGTGCAAAAATGTGTGCCATCACTCATTGACAGATAAAGCCCTACACACAGATACGTCCGCATGCGCGTTTTATGATCGTATCTCCATGCTTAAATCAAGTTAAGTGACTATAATTCCGTATTTTCAAAGTTGTAGCATCAAACTGAACATGTGAAGGCGTGTTATCCGCACCGCGTACTCGGGCGCGCGCGATGGCGATGCAACGCGCAACGGGGGCACGTCACAATCGTCACAACCCACGGCCACGCGCTCGGCATCGTCGTGCACTCGTGCCCGTGTGGCCGTGACGAACAGCCCACCACTCCGTCCCAGCGCAAACACCGCGTGTCTCCACAGCCTACACGTCTCGACAACCACTTGACGAGTTATCACGGTGAGCTCTCCAGCCGGCGGGGCCAAGTCAGAGACGAGATCGACggagaagaggaaaaaggaagaAGGATAGAGAAACACGGACGAGTGGCGGACAGAGGGAGCTGGTCCAGGACGCGGCCCCCGCCTGTCCCTTTCCATCACCCCCTGTCCTGCGCCGCCTGGCCCGGTCCAACGGCTACCCCGAGACACCCAGCTCCAACCTCCAACGGCTCGACCCGCCCACGATCCCGTCTCCCAGTATAAACCACCTCGCCGCGCCCTCCCACGGAACCCACTCCCACGCCCACCCCCAACGCGTCCACAGAAGCACAGGAGTCGTCCAAGAAAGAAGCACTCGCCATGGCCGGCTGCTGCGTCTTCCTCCGGCGGCCGTCGACCGCGTCCGCCTACCGCCTCGGGTACCACTCCCTCGACGGCGACCAGGAGGCCGCCGGCCCGCCCCCGCCCCCGGCGACGGTGACGGTGGTGGTCGGGAAGGAGCGGCGGGTGTTCGCGGTGGACCAGCTGGTGCTCGACACCTACCCGTTCCGGGTGCTCCTGGAGACGGCGGCCAGGAAGGAGGAGCGCAGGGGCAAGGCCCTCTTCGTGGACGTGGACGCCATCCTCTTCGAGCACATCCTCTGGCTCGCCGGCTGCCACGACCGCTCCGCCGTCTCCCTTCTCCAGCCCGACCTCCAGGACATCATCGACTTCTACTCCCAGGACGCCTGAAGACCATCATCTCATCACATTCTTTGTTGTTCAGTCTACCcattcttttatttttcttcctcttcttttccAGATGCTAGTGTGCATAATGTTCAGATCATCTGTTATAAGTTACGACAGTGAGATGAAAAATACTATAGTAAATTATAGAAAGAATAAATCTCTTGGTCGCTACTGAACCTCGATGCATTGCAGCTGTCTTCCTAGTTGCTGGCACGCACGTCCTTCATCTGAACATTTTGATCTCCTGTTCTTTTTCCATCATCTCCAACGCGTCTGCATGTCACAACGCGCTTACTTGTACTGCTCACTTTCACTCGGTCCGGCAAGAACATGTCAACTGTCCACTGCTTGCTCAGAAGCCGGGCCACCATGATATATGTTACTCTCTGAAGTCTGAAAAAATGGTGACACAACACGTCGAACAGCTTGACCACTTCGCTGCCATGATCTTGGCGATGGAACCATAGTCGCGTTGCCGACCACGGGACAGCGACATGCCGAGTTTTATAAACCCAGCACGATTGGTGGGTGCCTAACGAGACAAAATGCAGCGCTACTTCCAGGCAAGAACATCcgttggtgtgtgtgtgtgcgcaccGGACTCCAgctttttgtttttgtttttttaccaTGCAATGATGCTTAAGGTTTGAAGCAATATAGAGATAATCAGGAAGCAAATAACATGAGCATGTGCATACACGTTGGTTTACTATTGAAGCAGAGAATGGattcacccgcaaaaaaaaaaaaaaaagcaGAGAATGGAAAGAATTTTTCAGCATGTTTTGTTTATTTTATTATTTGTTGAAGAAGCACCTAATGAAAACTTATGAAGCTTCACAAAACTATGTAGGAAGCAAGTAATGAACTGGCGTACATAACACAAAGGCACAAATGTCGAAAGATGATCTTTTATATTTGTTGCATAATATAAAGTTTTTTTATGGGTGCATAATTTAAAGTTTGTACGAATCCATATATGTTGCACCGCTATTTTCATGTGAAGCAACAAAATTACAAGTAAACTGAAAAACTACTACTGAAGCATAGGCGTGATTCAAGGGTGCAGTTAGGGCAtgtacaaacacatgcaaggaacaaaaccaaaacatgcaagggggcaagtaactttcaatgtaaGCAATTGAGGTACAAGTTACCGCAAGGAGgcacattggatataagatataatcttgatgattcagttgacttggcttgagacaataagaatgatgaagtacccttaattcttcataatatagccaagtctccaatgacctccaacatcacctattgatcaagtttgagcttgttggtccccaaccaagttgggtcctaagaggttagtcacaataggcttggctatCCAAATGGTTATTTGCTTCaaaccactttgagtaccaacaaacttggcaaccacattgccaaccttatccttcccaagagaatagacatcatcaataataattgggttggataagttaccactagtgcatgaagaggcgaggtgacctttctcgcgacataggtagcaacgtctactctccactttcttctcacttgatttctcaacttgagaagcataagcttgagtcttcttgggaagaggctttccttcaacttgaggttgagaatGAGAGTGTACTTGTGGacgcttcccttgttgcttgtcactaatgggcttcttcttaaatgggcaagatctaacatgatgcccttctactttgcacttgaagcaaacaatcttggccgaattcttgacttgttattggcccttccttttgttcaccttggacttgttcttcttgttggagttgaatccaagtccacctttgtcattgggggatttttgcacactcaagatattgttgagtgtggatttcccttcatgactcttttccaagtctttcttcaaagaagtgacttggtcCTTGAGCtttttgatttcctctacatggttagtctcaacacaagtactagaggaagtataagcttcatcgttagagcaacaaggcaaggaaagcaattcatcacaagatgtaccaacattgtgagtagatgaattacaaggactagcacatggcaatatagcattttgactagaagtagtgctagtatccacatgaggctcactagatgttaccttagcaagcatggcctcatcagctatctttagcacattatgggatactagaagatcatcatgagagcttgagagcttttcatggctttcttccaatttcccataattgctagatagcaactcaagttgagcccgtAGCTCAACGTTCTCCTTCaatatggatgcttcacaagagatagagttagtagcacaagcatcatcattagcaacaagaggagaagacaccttggcaagctcttttgaataagaagctttaagttgagcatgagactcggtgagtttgatgagctcaccttaatgacccttgagccattttcgaggtgctcaaagtcctcaaggagtttagcatgcgcaaattcaagctcctcatttttagtttcaaaatcattggccacctcaagagctctatcaagagattccctcactctagataattctagagcgaaagtctcctcaagagattccttggtggtttgttcaagttcaagagcttgagagaggtctgcaatctcattagcgtaatcacgctcatgaccttccattttatcaatggtgacctcatgctcctgaagacgagattccaactcataaatatatttcttgccctcaattgcaatagacatgatttccatgaagttggaacgagcaattttattcttaagaagagctttaaaaatcatttcccccttaatttttaaggaggcaacatcatcattctcttcatcataatcaacatcatcatcactcttgccatcatcaatatcatcacaagatatattgggattAAAAGTGagagatacctttgaagccttggccataaggcaaaatgcaatagatggtgatgtaggatcccttgaagcaccattcaagaccacatcttgttccatggagtgttgggtttcctctacattgttagcataACAATTCGAGGAAATAtatgcatttttatcatggcaacaagacatagtaaacatatcatctaatatttagtcaagcaatttctacatgatatgcaagaACTATCAACACAAGAatgtgaaacatttggagtgctcggagtgctaaagtccaaagatgaagcattgcaataagaaagtgatgaaggatcatccacaataagcatactatcatcattgcaatgaccaacactactcaccatatcattaccttgtggcaaaccacatgtaggtgaagtagaagaagttgagaaaaCTATACGaccggaggtggagggagaacaatcatccccacaaatcttggacacaccatatttttcttgaagcttcgtccacaactcatgagcatcccggaacggcatgagttgaaatataactacattgctcaaagcatcgaaaagcacattagaagcttgagcattgagataagagtttttctcatcctctaaagataatctttggggatcctttggaggagaaaaacccatatctacaattcgctctaaatttgggtccatgaccctaaagatATTAAGCATgtgaattacccaaacatcaaaatttgtgccatcgaaactaagagtgtcagagaatcctaatcccctagtcgacatctttactctctaggcggtaaagcctaataaagagagacgaggctctgataccaattgaaagatcgtggatgtcgcctagaggggggggggtgaataggcgttttaaaataattacgatttaggcttgaacaaatgcggaataaacctagcggttaatttgtcaagcacaaaacctaaaacaactaggctcacctatgtgcaccaacaacttatgctaagcaagataagcaactatgtgatagcaagatatatgacaagaaacaatatggctatcacaaagtaaagtgcataagtaaagagctcgggtaagagataaccgaggcacgcggagacgacgatgtatcccgaagttcacacccttgcggatgctaatctccgtttggagcggtgtggaggcacaatgctccccaagaagccactagggccaccgtaatctcctcacgccctcgcacaatgcaagatgccgtgattccactaagggacccttgagggcggtcaccgaacccgtacaaatgacaacccttgggggcggtcaccgaacccgtacactttggcaacccttgggggcggtcaccgaacccgtacactttggcaacccttgggggcgatcaccgaaacccgtcaaattgctcggggcgatctccacaacctaattggagaccccgacacttgcccggagctttacaccacaatgattgagctccgaacaccaccaaccgtctagggcgcccaagcacccaagaggaacaagctcaagggtaccaagcacccaagagtaataagcttctcaacttgtaacttccacgtatcatcgtggagaactcaaacctaTGCACCAAAAGGAATGGCAAgtgcacacggagtgcccaagtccttctctccaaatcccaccaaagcaactaatgctagggaggaaaatgagaggaagaacaaggaggagaacaccaagaactccaagatctagatccaaggggttcccctcacatagaggagaaagtgattggtggaagtgtggatctagatctcctctctcttttccctcaaaaactagcaagaatccatggagggattgagagttagcaagctcaaagaaggtcaacaatgggggcaaaaacgagctcaagagatggggaaccattggggaagaagacccccttaaataggtccccacgaatctgcccgttatgtacagaataacataggagcggtacaacctctatgagcaccggtacaaccggtaacaggcaataagcggtacaaccggcccacaaccgcccaacaaccgcaccacaatagagaccagtccggtggtagagcggtacatgaccggtacaacctccggaccaattctgaagcggtacaaccgctccaaacaccggttgtaccggtcaagcggtacaacctctccatggggcggtacaacctctccatggggcggtacaacctctctgtgtaaaacaggcaatatcaaaacagccacaactttcGCATACGATCTCCGAATacaacgaaaccaagtttgttggaaagataacgacaagggctaacacaatcttgagagAAATAACAATAATAAGCAAATGAAAAAAGGACCATAATAAAATGATGAGAACCCTTCCTCagataagaccggtaaaacctccaacaccgaaaacatcatagaagatgcatgcgaactccgttttcgatgaactcaagcttgtcatcaagatgaccataagctctaagactcacaaatggaaccaaacaagaaccaagaaatataatgcaaggatgcaatggtttgagctctcgacgaacgatacgatcaagctactcactagaagagccccccttgatactacgacaatcgatcctacaacccggtctcccaactaccactatgagaccggtaaaatagaagacctatcaagggcaaacctttgccttgaacatagtccacttgagctagatgatgacaatcttgacttcctcaagttggaccacctttcttgattgtgttggctcgatgaatactagttgattgctcccccatactccactatgggtgagccactctttggcacatcttcacaattccattgacaccacaatggacggcaagcttcaagcttgattgctcccccatactccattatgggtgagccactcttcgagttgctccacttgaacttgcacactacaaacttgatgacgatcaccacttgatgtcatcctccatgggttgtatgagatcttcctcttgacgcaagaccatggaaacatacctaaccccaaaaagaactctcacgtagaccatgggttagtacacaaagcgtaatggacaatgcttaccataccatgggatcacttgatccctctcggtacttcttctacgctttgtgagttgatcaacttgattcactcttgacttagtcttgatcaacattgaatctttccaactctcttcatttggatgatgtcttgaaggtaaacatgaatgatcacacaatatTCTTATttaagacatgcttgcaataagctcaactcacacatgaccaatatttggataattcctt encodes:
- the LOC125554191 gene encoding uncharacterized protein LOC125554191 is translated as MAGCCVFLRRPSTASAYRLGYHSLDGDQEAAGPPPPPATVTVVVGKERRVFAVDQLVLDTYPFRVLLETAARKEERRGKALFVDVDAILFEHILWLAGCHDRSAVSLLQPDLQDIIDFYSQDA